A stretch of Rhododendron vialii isolate Sample 1 chromosome 4a, ASM3025357v1 DNA encodes these proteins:
- the LOC131324733 gene encoding uncharacterized protein LOC131324733: MYIRLFHFHMHHKNSIPLSLSLSLMKTIKAKFLKVCLNKWQKMGSRVIPSAAGCDCCRQWALWPSKQEDKCIPSDVPKGHLVVYVGEDYTRYVINITLLKHPLFKALLDQAQEEYDFTAASKLCIPCDENIFLSVVRCAASPQDRRISLCL, translated from the coding sequence atgtatatccgTCTCTTTCACTTTCATATGCATCACAAAAATTCAAtacccctttctctctctctgtctctcatgaAGACCATTAAGGCAAAATTCCTAAAGGTATGCCTTAACAAGTGGCAAAAGATGGGGAGTAGAGTCATACCTTCTGCAGCTGGTTGTGACTGCTGCCGCCAATGGGCCTTGTGGCCTTCCAAGCAAGAAGACAAGTGTATTCCAAGCGATGTTCCGAAGGGTCACTTAGTAGTATACGTAGGCGAAGATTACACGAGGTACGTGATCAATATCACCTTACTCAAGCACCCACTCTTCAAGGCACTGTTGGATCAAGCCCAGGAAGAATATGACTTCACTGCAGCCTCAAAACTCTGCATCCCTTGTGATGAGAACATCTTCCTTAGTGTTGTTCGGTGTGCCGCATCTCCGCAGGATCGTAGAATCTCTTTGTGCCTGTGA